The Edaphobacter sp. 12200R-103 genome contains a region encoding:
- the aroA gene encoding 3-phosphoshikimate 1-carboxyvinyltransferase, with product MSSTIAPSNASTTQIVRPARSFQGSVTVPGDKSISHRYAMLAGLAEGTTRLSNFSTGADPHSTLGCMEALGARVTKNGTSIEVTGTAGAFQQPASELDCGNSGSTMRMLAGLVAPHPGTFTMIGDHSLTMRPMERIRKPLSTMGARIDLVDGHAPMVIHGGPLMAIDFETPIPSAQVKTAVLFAGLQAEGTTSLSEAVRTRDHSEHALKAFGATLTRIGERLSIPGGQKLKAIEATVPGDISSAAFFLAAALLFPDSNLVLDSLGMNPTRAALLDVITTLGGRIKVLTVEEHHGETIGTIQVNRSSEGLKGAEISGALSAQLIDELPVIAAIAPYTREGVVIRDAKELRIKESDRIALVVKNLRAMGAEVTELEDGMIVPGNQQLHGAEIDSGSDHRIAMAFSIAALRASSENVIHGAEAAAISFPEFFTFLEELSQR from the coding sequence ATGTCCTCCACAATCGCTCCGTCAAACGCATCGACTACCCAGATTGTCCGTCCCGCCCGCAGCTTTCAGGGCTCCGTCACTGTTCCGGGTGACAAATCAATCTCGCATCGCTATGCCATGCTTGCCGGCCTGGCCGAAGGAACGACGCGTCTCAGCAACTTCTCGACTGGCGCGGATCCGCACTCAACCCTGGGTTGCATGGAGGCGCTCGGCGCCAGAGTTACGAAAAACGGAACCAGCATCGAAGTGACGGGCACAGCGGGAGCATTTCAGCAGCCAGCCTCTGAGCTTGATTGTGGCAACTCCGGCAGCACTATGCGCATGCTGGCCGGTCTGGTCGCGCCGCACCCAGGTACCTTTACGATGATCGGCGATCACTCGCTGACGATGCGGCCGATGGAACGCATTCGCAAGCCTCTCTCCACGATGGGAGCACGGATCGACCTGGTAGATGGTCACGCCCCGATGGTCATCCACGGCGGCCCGCTGATGGCGATCGATTTTGAGACTCCCATCCCGTCCGCTCAGGTTAAGACCGCCGTGCTCTTCGCCGGTTTGCAGGCCGAAGGAACAACCAGCCTCTCAGAAGCTGTCAGGACCCGCGACCACTCCGAACACGCCTTGAAGGCATTCGGGGCCACCCTGACGCGGATCGGGGAACGGTTGAGCATCCCCGGAGGACAGAAGCTTAAGGCCATTGAAGCCACCGTTCCCGGAGACATCTCCTCGGCGGCGTTCTTCCTTGCAGCCGCCCTGCTCTTCCCTGACTCCAACCTTGTTCTCGACTCTCTCGGAATGAATCCGACGCGCGCGGCGCTTCTGGATGTGATCACCACCCTCGGCGGAAGAATTAAGGTCCTGACGGTTGAAGAACATCATGGTGAGACGATCGGAACGATTCAGGTCAACCGTTCCTCCGAGGGCCTGAAAGGTGCGGAGATCAGCGGTGCGCTCTCGGCCCAGTTGATCGACGAGCTTCCGGTTATTGCGGCGATCGCACCCTACACTCGCGAAGGGGTCGTCATTCGCGACGCCAAGGAGCTGCGTATCAAAGAGTCCGATCGCATTGCGCTGGTGGTAAAGAACCTGCGTGCGATGGGTGCTGAGGTGACGGAGCTTGAGGACGGCATGATCGTTCCGGGCAACCAGCAACTTCATGGAGCAGAGATCGATTCGGGCAGCGACCATCGAATTGCCATGGCATTTTCGATCGCGGCTTTGCGTGCTTCGAGCGAGAACGTGATCCACGGAGCGGAAGCCGCAGCAATCTCCTTCCCAGAGTTCTTCACTTTCCTTGAAGAGCTTTCGCAGCGCTGA
- a CDS encoding glycosyltransferase family 9 protein: protein MSLINKLKGTACAGVMALESGIGRSTRFHEIENFIVFQHAPALGTVIHTTPLFSALKCAVPAARITVVASGFSVEALRNNPNIENLVVTPNPISDLKSSVQLLRRQFPFRNQKFATLFPLGNERMRVTLQAVLSGASSRVGFAVQPALYRIPLEFDKARSQIANNLRIAEALGHAAPHVEPRIFFSEQDEGFALELLAGSGVNLSKPVAVFVTQTSVTQRKSWRPERFRKAAAYLKDRHDAQIIFIGTTAESKAIEELRSGLSFATVNLAGQTNLPQLTALMSLCTVGLTLDTGPLHIGRAAGLPMVVIAPAWSPPIEWLPVNNERFRIFKNADLPTAPPDYIIDEVSVDDVTSALEDLLARFGEERLRLSAAKALQGK, encoded by the coding sequence TTGAGCCTGATTAACAAGCTTAAAGGGACTGCGTGTGCAGGTGTCATGGCGCTTGAGAGCGGAATAGGGAGATCGACGCGTTTCCATGAGATAGAAAACTTTATTGTCTTCCAGCATGCGCCCGCACTGGGAACCGTGATTCATACGACGCCACTCTTCAGTGCGTTGAAGTGTGCTGTTCCTGCTGCCAGAATTACCGTTGTGGCCAGTGGGTTTTCCGTGGAGGCGCTCAGGAACAATCCCAACATCGAGAACCTTGTGGTGACGCCCAACCCGATCAGCGATCTTAAGTCGTCGGTCCAATTGTTGCGTCGGCAGTTCCCCTTCCGCAACCAGAAGTTCGCGACCCTCTTTCCCCTCGGAAATGAGCGAATGCGAGTTACCTTGCAGGCAGTCTTGAGTGGAGCGTCAAGCCGCGTGGGTTTTGCAGTTCAGCCTGCGCTCTATCGCATACCGCTGGAGTTCGATAAAGCGCGCAGCCAGATTGCCAATAATCTGCGTATCGCGGAGGCGCTTGGTCACGCGGCTCCGCATGTAGAACCGAGGATCTTCTTCAGCGAGCAGGACGAAGGGTTTGCGTTGGAGCTGCTGGCAGGCTCCGGCGTGAATCTCTCAAAGCCGGTAGCCGTCTTTGTTACCCAGACCAGCGTGACCCAACGCAAGAGCTGGCGCCCGGAGCGCTTTCGGAAAGCAGCAGCCTATCTGAAGGACCGCCATGATGCACAGATCATATTCATCGGAACGACTGCGGAATCGAAGGCGATTGAGGAGTTGCGAAGCGGTCTGTCATTCGCGACGGTAAATCTAGCCGGTCAGACGAACCTGCCGCAGCTCACGGCCTTGATGAGTCTCTGCACAGTGGGTCTGACGCTTGATACCGGGCCGCTCCACATCGGCCGCGCTGCCGGGCTTCCGATGGTTGTGATTGCCCCTGCCTGGTCTCCGCCAATTGAATGGCTGCCAGTGAATAACGAACGGTTCCGCATCTTTAAAAATGCGGATCTGCCAACGGCGCCACCGGACTACATCATCGATGAGGTTAGCGTTGATGATGTGACAAGTGCCCTGGAGGATCTGCTCGCCCGCTTCGGCGAAGAGCGGTTGCGGCTCAGCGCTGCGAAAGCTCTTCAAGGAAAGTGA
- a CDS encoding bifunctional nuclease family protein, whose product MSTQETKTVAHTPDEVEMQIRGLMMDPVTNMPIVVLKDIASDLVLPIWVGIFEANAIALELEKTATPRPMTHDLLRNMARNLNAEVRKVVVSELRDDTFYAVIWLDQAGETVAMDARPSDAIALALRWDCPIFVNRDVLENSRQAASGNQSINADEMRRWLENLNDDEMGRYKM is encoded by the coding sequence ATGAGCACACAGGAAACCAAGACGGTTGCGCACACCCCGGACGAAGTGGAGATGCAAATTCGCGGTTTGATGATGGACCCGGTGACCAACATGCCAATCGTCGTCCTAAAGGACATCGCCAGCGATCTGGTGCTTCCGATCTGGGTTGGAATCTTTGAGGCCAATGCGATTGCTCTGGAGCTGGAAAAGACGGCGACACCTCGGCCCATGACGCACGACCTGCTTCGTAATATGGCACGCAACCTCAATGCTGAGGTCCGCAAGGTTGTTGTCTCCGAGCTTCGTGACGATACCTTCTACGCCGTCATCTGGCTCGATCAAGCGGGGGAGACGGTCGCGATGGACGCCAGACCCTCCGATGCCATCGCTCTTGCGCTGCGGTGGGATTGTCCTATTTTCGTCAACCGCGACGTGCTCGAGAATTCGCGTCAAGCCGCGTCCGGCAATCAGTCCATCAATGCAGATGAGATGCGCCGATGGCTCGAAAACCTGAACGACGATGAGATGGGCCGCTATAAGATGTAA
- the miaB gene encoding tRNA (N6-isopentenyl adenosine(37)-C2)-methylthiotransferase MiaB gives MSKTFYIETFGCQMNAHDSEKVIGTLEHEGYIQVADEDEAGLVVYNTCSIRDKAEQKVFHRLNEYKRMHRNGKRFAVIGCVAQQEGERIFERAPYVSLVAGSASYRNLPQMLARLEAGEKRITGLDDRQTDETFDTEFTVRSNPHRGYITIIEGCDKFCAYCVVPYTRGKERSRTSASVLVEARRMADQGFTDIQLLGQNVNSWRDPSDRMSFAELLTAVGSISGIRRVRFTTSHPRDFTRDIVEAIDATLTLCDHIHLPVQSGSSTVLRAMSREYTRDWYLERMSWIHSAKRDISISSDMIVGFPGETDADFEETITLLDAVRYDSVFAFKFSPRPNTPALSMPDTIPDEVKSERLRILNDRQREIQREHYGRHLDQTIEVMIESYNSARGQIVGRSSQNKTVNFTVPAGAAQPPIGSYLPIYITRTMPNCLVGEAVSGAVPVQATRQPQPFVVLN, from the coding sequence GTGAGCAAGACGTTTTACATTGAAACCTTTGGCTGCCAGATGAACGCCCATGACTCGGAGAAGGTCATCGGTACGCTGGAGCACGAGGGGTATATTCAGGTCGCCGATGAGGATGAGGCCGGGCTGGTTGTCTATAACACCTGTTCTATCCGGGACAAGGCCGAGCAGAAGGTCTTTCACCGCCTGAACGAGTACAAACGCATGCATCGCAACGGCAAGAGGTTTGCCGTGATCGGCTGTGTCGCTCAGCAGGAGGGGGAGCGCATCTTCGAGCGCGCTCCCTATGTCTCCCTTGTTGCCGGTTCAGCGTCTTACCGCAATCTGCCGCAGATGCTTGCCCGACTAGAGGCGGGCGAAAAACGAATCACGGGATTGGACGACCGCCAGACGGACGAGACCTTCGATACCGAGTTCACAGTTCGATCCAATCCCCATCGGGGCTACATCACCATCATCGAAGGGTGCGACAAGTTCTGCGCCTATTGCGTCGTCCCGTACACGCGCGGCAAAGAGCGCTCCCGAACCTCCGCCTCGGTACTGGTCGAGGCCCGGCGCATGGCCGATCAGGGCTTTACCGACATCCAACTGCTCGGCCAGAACGTCAACTCCTGGCGCGATCCCTCTGACCGTATGAGCTTCGCCGAGCTCCTGACCGCTGTCGGAAGCATTTCGGGAATCCGTCGCGTTCGTTTCACCACCTCCCATCCGCGCGACTTTACGCGTGACATCGTTGAGGCGATCGATGCGACGCTGACGCTCTGTGATCACATCCATCTTCCGGTACAGTCGGGCTCATCTACGGTTCTCAGGGCAATGTCCCGCGAATACACGCGCGACTGGTACCTGGAGCGCATGAGCTGGATTCATTCGGCCAAACGTGACATCAGCATCTCGAGCGACATGATCGTTGGGTTTCCAGGGGAGACAGATGCCGATTTCGAAGAGACGATTACCCTGCTGGATGCGGTGCGCTACGACAGCGTCTTTGCCTTCAAGTTTTCGCCTCGTCCCAACACGCCGGCGCTCAGCATGCCCGACACGATTCCCGATGAGGTCAAGTCCGAACGACTGCGCATCCTGAACGACCGGCAGCGTGAGATTCAGCGGGAACACTATGGCCGTCATCTCGATCAGACAATCGAGGTTATGATCGAAAGTTACAATTCCGCGCGCGGGCAGATCGTCGGCCGGTCCTCCCAGAACAAGACCGTCAACTTTACCGTCCCTGCGGGAGCTGCTCAGCCGCCTATCGGGAGTTATCTCCCTATCTACATCACCCGCACGATGCCCAACTGCCTGGTCGGCGAGGCGGTCTCGGGAGCTGTACCCGTTCAGGCCACCCGGCAGCCTCAACCTTTCGTCGTACTCAACTGA
- a CDS encoding class II fructose-bisphosphate aldolase yields MKQLLEIYREAEKKGVAVGHFNVSDLTALTGVVTAAKELAVPVVIGASEGERKFLGDRQLSTLVKSYRDETGLPIFLNADHTHSLESAVAAVKAGFDSVVFDLSALPFEENIRRTKEAVEVLKKINPEFLIEGEIGDIGTGSQIHDTIPDLSKGLTTPEEARKFVESTGVDILAPAVGNMHGMVASMIQGKEKKHLDLARISQIKEATGSFLTLHGASGTNDDDLRNCIKAGITVIHINTELRVAWRQSLEQSLAEHKQEVVPYKILPPVIDAIRQVANSRLKLFNNL; encoded by the coding sequence ATGAAGCAACTACTGGAGATTTATCGGGAAGCGGAGAAGAAGGGAGTGGCCGTAGGCCATTTTAATGTTTCAGATCTGACGGCCCTGACAGGCGTGGTGACTGCGGCGAAGGAATTAGCCGTACCCGTTGTGATCGGCGCTTCCGAGGGCGAACGAAAATTCCTTGGGGATCGTCAGCTCTCGACCTTGGTAAAGAGCTACCGGGACGAGACCGGCTTACCTATCTTTCTAAATGCCGATCACACCCATTCGCTTGAAAGTGCGGTAGCGGCGGTAAAGGCGGGTTTCGATTCGGTCGTGTTCGACCTCTCCGCGCTTCCGTTTGAGGAAAATATCCGAAGGACGAAGGAGGCTGTTGAGGTTCTTAAGAAGATCAACCCGGAGTTCCTTATCGAGGGAGAGATAGGTGACATTGGGACAGGATCACAGATTCACGACACCATACCCGACCTTTCGAAGGGATTGACGACGCCGGAAGAGGCCAGGAAGTTCGTCGAGTCCACGGGCGTCGATATTCTGGCCCCCGCAGTCGGCAACATGCACGGCATGGTAGCGAGTATGATCCAGGGAAAAGAGAAGAAACACCTGGACCTCGCAAGAATTTCCCAGATCAAAGAGGCTACCGGCTCATTCCTTACGCTTCATGGAGCATCGGGAACCAACGACGATGATCTTCGAAACTGCATCAAAGCCGGAATCACCGTAATCCACATCAATACCGAGCTACGGGTAGCCTGGCGCCAGAGTCTCGAACAGTCGCTGGCGGAACATAAGCAGGAGGTTGTGCCCTACAAGATTCTGCCACCCGTTATCGACGCTATCCGACAGGTCGCCAATTCACGGCTGAAACTCTTCAATAATCTCTAA
- a CDS encoding TylF/MycF/NovP-related O-methyltransferase: protein MNATGHELSANMSALGLHPAKHTQKEVGIVDRLETAFSESRTPVALRLSNFAKFARRQDIARFLTRYELFKLAQGANGSIVECGVFAGGGLMGWMHFSASMEPYNHTRRIIGFDTFTGFPSLHLEDAGTSENLHVGAYSTHDSIEKELRDLISIHDSNRPIGHIPKVELVGGDATKTIKKYVDANPHLLISLLYLDFDLYEPTKAALEYLLPRVVKGGVVAFDELNCGEYPGETTALRETVDIGTVPLQRMNLDPYISYFIK, encoded by the coding sequence ATGAACGCAACCGGGCATGAATTATCTGCGAATATGTCTGCTTTAGGGCTTCACCCAGCGAAACATACGCAAAAAGAAGTGGGCATTGTAGATCGTTTAGAAACGGCTTTTTCAGAGTCCCGCACCCCTGTTGCTCTTCGTCTCTCCAATTTCGCCAAATTTGCAAGGCGCCAGGATATTGCCCGGTTTCTGACGCGTTATGAACTTTTCAAGCTGGCTCAGGGTGCAAACGGAAGCATCGTGGAATGTGGTGTCTTTGCTGGGGGAGGTCTAATGGGCTGGATGCACTTTTCCGCGTCCATGGAACCTTACAATCATACCCGTAGAATTATCGGATTCGATACATTTACCGGATTTCCCAGCCTTCACCTTGAGGATGCTGGAACTTCAGAGAACCTTCACGTCGGTGCATATAGCACTCACGATTCAATTGAAAAAGAGCTAAGGGACCTTATCTCGATTCACGATTCGAATCGACCTATCGGTCATATCCCCAAAGTAGAGCTCGTCGGCGGAGATGCAACCAAGACGATCAAGAAATACGTAGATGCTAATCCGCATCTTTTGATTAGTCTGCTTTATCTCGACTTCGACCTGTACGAACCAACAAAAGCCGCTTTGGAATATCTTCTTCCGCGAGTGGTAAAGGGAGGAGTTGTGGCCTTTGATGAACTCAACTGTGGAGAATATCCCGGAGAAACGACTGCACTACGGGAAACGGTAGATATTGGTACAGTTCCACTCCAACGCATGAACCTCGATCCCTATATCTCCTATTTCATCAAATAG
- a CDS encoding DUF507 family protein: MRISRDKVNKLAHTVADTLAEIPECDFLEDRNTIRQESRKALEKLLTEETKIDAAARQKIASQRKIILEGSQEWDILYRKYYNDEVKRLGL; this comes from the coding sequence GTGAGAATCTCCCGCGACAAAGTCAATAAACTCGCTCATACCGTAGCGGACACCCTGGCCGAGATTCCGGAGTGCGACTTCCTCGAGGACCGCAATACGATCCGGCAGGAATCCCGCAAGGCGCTCGAAAAGCTGCTGACCGAGGAGACGAAGATTGATGCTGCGGCACGCCAGAAGATCGCCTCGCAGCGGAAGATCATCCTCGAGGGATCCCAGGAGTGGGACATCCTTTATCGCAAGTATTACAACGACGAGGTCAAAAGGCTCGGTCTTTAA
- a CDS encoding DUF507 family protein, whose amino-acid sequence MIFSKDYVGYLARQTVKHLIAQKMIQTDKLALVEERVAAALIEELSLEDRINDEVRVILEAFQDDMRKTGASYPEMFKKVKNELARKYKAVL is encoded by the coding sequence ATGATCTTCTCTAAGGATTACGTAGGTTATCTGGCGCGCCAGACCGTCAAACACCTCATAGCGCAGAAGATGATCCAGACTGACAAGCTGGCTCTGGTGGAAGAGCGTGTCGCTGCCGCTCTGATCGAGGAGCTTTCGCTTGAGGATCGCATCAATGATGAGGTCCGGGTCATCCTCGAAGCCTTCCAGGATGACATGCGCAAAACCGGGGCAAGTTACCCGGAGATGTTCAAGAAGGTAAAAAACGAACTGGCTCGTAAGTACAAGGCGGTGCTGTGA
- a CDS encoding ferredoxin, with protein MPVFEHHVFICTNERDATASRPSCLPRGSKKLKSAFKDAIKEAGLKHKVRANESGCLDQCEHGPVVVVYPDAVWYGGVHVNDVEEIVREHLVQGNPVKRLRLSESCINSEHCPHRP; from the coding sequence ATGCCTGTCTTTGAACACCATGTCTTTATCTGCACCAACGAGCGGGATGCCACAGCCTCCCGTCCCAGTTGCCTGCCCCGGGGAAGCAAGAAGCTGAAGTCAGCTTTCAAGGACGCCATCAAGGAAGCTGGCCTTAAGCATAAGGTGCGGGCAAACGAGTCCGGATGCCTTGACCAGTGCGAACATGGCCCCGTCGTTGTGGTCTATCCGGATGCGGTCTGGTACGGCGGCGTCCATGTTAATGATGTAGAGGAGATCGTCCGGGAACACCTTGTTCAGGGAAATCCTGTCAAACGGCTTCGGCTCTCGGAGTCCTGCATCAACAGCGAGCACTGCCCGCACCGGCCTTAG
- the recJ gene encoding single-stranded-DNA-specific exonuclease RecJ, translating into MTTSQIAPVREWATSTVDEAVVRQVMSWTGCPHGIAQLLVSRGFLDEPAVKAFLSPSLTDLIDPMQMHGMEKAVARIRQAVQCSEPILIYGDYDVDGTTATVLLKTAIELSAPKGTPAIVRYHVPHRIREGYGMRSSVLAEAAAQGIRLVISVDTGIRAFAAAIEARALGLDLIVTDHHLPDDAQGVPEALAVVNPAQTMCGYPFKSLCGAAVAFKLSHAILRDGCTNEAELRRLEETLVPSFLKLVAIATIADAVPLEGENRVLAAVGLRELRNPVQPGLRALMEVAQIPLDRSPSAFEVAFRIAPRINAAGRMDVASDVVELFLTRDPARARELATRLNHLNEERKNTEAKALETIQKRLEEMRSDDGGFPAACFVMDDPEWHRGVLGILASRIVDRTGRPALVLTHEDGEAHGSGRSVPGYHLLDAITAVHDEDGSLFTRFGGHAHAVGFSLPSERVPLLRERLERHSAAALDRDMLVASVEYDAEVKLSEVDMKFHQWVERCGPFGMGNREPVFVSRGVRLAAEIRVLKDRHVRLELLNGETRFNALGWSRNSTAWPELCRQFDLRSGSIVDVAYRVRARNDAWHVGVELELVGLHPSAIEF; encoded by the coding sequence TTGACCACCAGTCAGATAGCACCAGTGCGGGAGTGGGCGACGAGCACTGTCGATGAAGCGGTCGTGCGACAGGTCATGTCGTGGACCGGATGCCCGCATGGAATCGCGCAGCTCCTGGTATCGCGTGGTTTTCTGGACGAACCGGCAGTAAAAGCGTTTCTCTCGCCATCGCTTACCGATCTGATCGACCCGATGCAGATGCACGGGATGGAGAAAGCGGTAGCTCGAATCCGCCAGGCAGTCCAGTGCTCCGAGCCCATCCTGATCTACGGGGACTACGACGTCGATGGCACCACCGCCACAGTGCTGTTGAAGACTGCAATCGAGCTCAGCGCTCCCAAGGGGACTCCGGCGATCGTGCGATACCACGTGCCGCATCGCATTCGTGAAGGATATGGGATGCGCAGCAGCGTGCTGGCCGAGGCCGCGGCTCAGGGAATCCGCCTGGTCATCAGCGTCGATACGGGAATCCGTGCATTCGCCGCTGCAATCGAGGCAAGGGCTCTGGGTCTTGACCTGATCGTGACGGACCACCACCTTCCAGACGATGCGCAGGGCGTTCCAGAGGCGCTGGCGGTGGTCAATCCGGCGCAGACGATGTGCGGCTATCCGTTCAAATCGCTCTGCGGAGCCGCGGTGGCTTTCAAGCTGTCGCATGCCATTCTGCGGGACGGTTGTACAAACGAGGCGGAGCTAAGGCGCTTGGAGGAAACGCTGGTGCCATCCTTCCTGAAGCTGGTAGCAATTGCCACCATCGCCGATGCAGTTCCTCTGGAAGGGGAAAACCGTGTGCTGGCCGCTGTTGGACTGCGCGAACTGCGCAATCCTGTCCAGCCGGGCCTTCGCGCCTTGATGGAGGTCGCGCAAATTCCGCTGGACCGCTCTCCCAGTGCGTTTGAGGTCGCTTTCCGGATTGCGCCGCGCATCAATGCGGCGGGCCGCATGGACGTGGCCAGTGATGTGGTGGAACTGTTTCTGACGCGCGATCCTGCACGGGCCCGCGAACTGGCCACCAGACTGAATCACCTAAATGAAGAGCGCAAGAACACCGAAGCGAAGGCGCTGGAGACGATTCAAAAGCGTTTGGAGGAGATGCGAAGCGACGATGGCGGCTTCCCTGCGGCCTGCTTTGTGATGGACGATCCCGAGTGGCATCGTGGAGTCCTGGGCATCCTGGCCTCAAGAATTGTCGACCGTACCGGGCGACCGGCCCTGGTCCTGACCCATGAGGATGGCGAAGCTCACGGATCCGGAAGATCGGTTCCCGGCTATCACCTGTTGGACGCAATTACGGCAGTTCATGACGAGGATGGCTCGCTGTTTACGCGATTTGGAGGCCATGCCCACGCTGTAGGATTCTCACTTCCTTCCGAGCGCGTCCCCCTGTTGCGCGAGAGGCTGGAACGCCATAGCGCGGCAGCTCTCGATCGGGACATGCTGGTGGCGTCCGTGGAATATGACGCCGAGGTAAAGCTGTCAGAAGTCGACATGAAGTTCCACCAGTGGGTGGAGCGATGCGGTCCGTTTGGCATGGGAAACCGCGAGCCGGTCTTCGTAAGTCGCGGCGTCAGGTTGGCTGCGGAGATACGCGTCCTCAAGGACCGGCATGTGCGCCTCGAACTTCTGAATGGCGAAACCCGGTTCAACGCGCTGGGCTGGAGCAGGAACTCTACAGCGTGGCCTGAGCTCTGCCGTCAGTTCGATCTGCGCTCGGGAAGCATCGTGGATGTCGCCTATCGTGTGCGAGCGCGAAATGACGCTTGGCACGTCGGGGTGGAACTCGAGTTGGTTGGCCTGCACCCGTCTGCGATTGAGTTTTGA
- a CDS encoding efflux RND transporter periplasmic adaptor subunit yields MPTIETRRLNPYALAGIILGLVALAVFGIRFVTRDVVEVRAAPVTHQNLVSTVPTNGRAEPIEPFQAHAQVPGVVEKIYVHVGDKVKKGDLLLKMQDADAVSRLATAKSSLSSAQATLHDLQQGGTQEERLSMEADLARAQQQEGQAQKSLAALQQLQQKGAASTSEVAAAEQRLQTATTTLKNIQQRQTDRYSATDKSKVQAQVNGARAAVAAAQSTYGNANIRTPIAGTVYSIPVTDYDFVNAGEPLMDVADLRHLQVRAYFDEPEIGKLAVGQAVKIHWDARPNRVWHGHISRAPSTVIAYGTRNVGECLITVDDAQEDLLPNTNVTVTVTVSQRFNVLSVPREALHTEGGDYWVYRIVQGKLVRTSVQVGVTNLTRVEILSGLTEKDVVALNATSNRDLSNGLAVKIVE; encoded by the coding sequence ATGCCGACCATTGAGACAAGACGGCTTAACCCTTACGCGCTGGCGGGGATCATTCTCGGGCTGGTGGCGCTTGCGGTCTTTGGAATTCGATTTGTCACACGCGACGTCGTTGAGGTTCGCGCCGCTCCTGTGACCCATCAGAACCTGGTCAGCACCGTTCCAACCAATGGACGGGCAGAGCCGATCGAGCCTTTTCAGGCCCATGCTCAGGTTCCCGGCGTGGTGGAAAAGATCTACGTCCATGTTGGCGACAAAGTGAAAAAAGGCGATCTTCTGCTGAAGATGCAGGATGCGGATGCCGTCTCGCGGCTGGCCACGGCAAAGTCAAGCCTAAGCAGCGCCCAGGCGACACTACATGATCTGCAGCAGGGTGGAACGCAGGAAGAACGGCTCTCCATGGAAGCTGACCTGGCGCGTGCCCAGCAGCAGGAAGGCCAGGCGCAGAAGAGTCTTGCGGCGCTCCAGCAGCTACAGCAGAAGGGCGCTGCTTCAACCAGTGAGGTCGCAGCAGCGGAACAGCGTCTGCAGACTGCGACGACCACCCTTAAAAATATTCAACAGCGGCAGACAGACCGCTATAGTGCAACAGACAAGAGCAAGGTGCAGGCACAGGTGAACGGTGCCCGCGCTGCTGTAGCCGCCGCTCAGAGCACTTATGGCAATGCCAACATTCGCACCCCGATCGCCGGCACGGTGTACTCAATTCCGGTCACTGACTACGACTTTGTCAACGCAGGCGAACCCTTGATGGATGTCGCCGATCTCAGACACCTCCAGGTGCGTGCTTACTTCGACGAGCCGGAGATTGGAAAACTGGCGGTCGGTCAAGCAGTCAAGATCCACTGGGACGCCAGGCCGAACCGAGTCTGGCACGGACACATCAGTCGTGCTCCTTCCACTGTCATCGCCTACGGCACCCGAAACGTCGGAGAATGCCTGATTACGGTGGACGACGCTCAGGAAGATCTGCTGCCGAATACCAATGTCACGGTTACAGTGACCGTCTCCCAGCGATTCAACGTACTGAGCGTGCCGCGTGAAGCTCTTCACACGGAAGGCGGCGACTACTGGGTCTACCGGATTGTGCAGGGCAAACTGGTGCGGACGTCAGTGCAGGTCGGCGTGACTAATCTGACACGGGTGGAGATTCTCAGCGGGCTGACGGAAAAGGATGTTGTGGCGCTGAATGCCACCAGCAACCGGGATCTGTCGAACGGTCTTGCCGTAAAGATCGTCGAATAG